A segment of the Ochotona princeps isolate mOchPri1 chromosome 16, mOchPri1.hap1, whole genome shotgun sequence genome:
TAACACGCTAGATTTGGGAATGCAAAGCACAGTTTCATAAATCCCGGGTGGAGCCTAGAGAGGACGTGTGGGCTGAAGACCACAGCAGGCAGATCAATAGATCGATAATGTTTAAACCAGTTTTCCTTAGTGTAAAGTATGGTTCAAGGGATGGACCTCAAATTGGAGTGCATGGGGACCAGGAGGGCCATATTTAAATGGGCCAATGCTCCACTCCAACGTTTTGGTGATGTATGAAGATGAGAGCTATGAGATTGGTGGCTAATCCTCTTCCCAGGAGTGCCTACATCCCGTGTGgctgccggtttgtgtcccagctgctttactttcagtccagctctctgcttgtgacctaggaaggcaaggagaacttggaagaagctcctggctcccagctttgggtcagctcagctctggccatggcagccatttggagagtgaaccagtgaatggaagaccttctatTTCtagctctccttttttctctgtaaaaatttgcctttcaaataaaactaaataaattctttttttaaagatttatttattttattacaaagtcagatatacagagaggagagacagagaggaagatccgatgattcactccccaagtgagccgcaacggccgatgcgtgccgatccgaagccgggaaccaggaacctcctccaggtctcccacgtgggtgcagggtcccaaggctttgggtcgtcctcaactgctttcccaggccacaagcagggagctggatgggaagtggagctgccgggattaaaactggcgcccacatgggatcccggggctttcaaggcgaggacctttagccgctaggccacgccgccgggccctaaataaattctttttttttttttttttaagatttattcgttttattacagccagatatatacagaggagagacagagaggaagatcttccgtccgatgattcactccccaagtgagccgcaacaggccggtgcgccccgatccgaagccgggaacctggaacctcttccgggtctcccacgcgggtgcagtgtcccaatgcattgggccgtcctcgactgctttcccaggccacaagcagggagctggatgggaagtggagctgccgggattagaaccagtgcccatatgggatcccggggctttcaaggcgaggactttagccgctaggccacgccgccaggccctaaataaattcttaaaaagaaagaaagaaagcctccATGCGGCTGagcactcacttttttttttaaatgagaaggcAGCATTAAAtgcctatgtatttatttattaatttattttcattcaagatgctctgagagagagagaatgaatatcttcCATGTGATTTACTCCCTGAAgtcctgcaacagctggacttgggccatgccgaagccaggagctaggaagtcAGCGCAGATCTACCACTTGACTGGCAGAGAGTCAAAGGCTTGAATTATCatgactgcctcccaggagctgtatcagcaggaggctggagctgacACTGGAATCAGGATATAATAAACCCagatgttctgatatgggatgcagttatttttttgtgtggtttcttttttattattatttttatttttggcgtttttacatagttgattagggtaataAGGGCCAATggttacaggaaggtgggtgagatcacaatttccacattctctttttttccttcctgtatctgggggaaggggggagacaaggagagaagccacactcagcctcctaaatgcctctgcaccctgggatggaggacagccacctgacaccatcccagggtccccgatgtagggcatgctctgagggtcctgctcatgaagtttcaatagttcaacagctATGAATTACTgctaatctcgccactccaagcatgatgtgaggtagttgagcaatttgttctgtcctccgtcctctcttgtggtaccaggtgtctttgggatgtgttttctttctttttttaaagatttattttatttattttttaaatcggaaagtcagatatacagagaaaaggagagacggagaggaagatcctccaccctatgactgactccccaagtggttgcaatggctggagctgatctgaagccaggagcctggagccttttctggctctcccatgtgggtgcagggtcccaaggctttgggccatcctcaactgctttcccaggtcacaagcaggaacctggatgggaagtggagctgccgggattagaaccggtgcccatatgagatcctggtgcgttaaaggtgaggactttagcttctagtttactgctccaggcccaggatGCAGTTATTTCCAGTTTTTACATTCTGCACACAGGTTCCCTGCTGTCAAGCCTGGAATTCAGAAGAGCCACCTGAGCTGGGAGTTGGGATTTAGACATGAATAAGGTGATTTACGTAGAAGATGATGGAAAGTATGGCCATAGTTGTGGCACCCAGGGAGGACGTGCCAAGAGAATCTAGGCCCAAACTTCACAGAAAGCTCAGCAAGCTCGGGCCTTGAGTTGTGTGCTTTACATGAGGCTCACGGGGAGAAGGTGTGTCGGACACGCTTCATGTTGTGAGGACCTGAGGAGTCTatgggaagggagggggtgggggacaagCAGCAGGCAGTGGGCGTGTGGAGACCAACCAGGGCAGATGCTGCAGGACAGAGGCTTGGACCAGTAGCCAACACTACGCCGAAAGTGAGCAGGAAGAAATACCCAGCTTCTCTCTCACTGCACCCTCCAGTCTCTTGCTGACTCCTGCCTTTATACAGTGCTTAGGAAACGGACAGAGAGCTTCCAGTGGACATTGGACCCTGAGCAGGGGAGTGGAGAGCCACCGGCAGATGTTAGCTGCTGTTGTATTGCTTATGAGGAGAGCTGATGGCGGAGGACAGGAgttggagagggaaagggagcgCAAGTCAGCAGTCTGTTCCTCAAGACAGCAAGAGCCCTGCAGTCGGCTGCCTGCCCACCAGGTCTCGCCCGCTCTCTCTCAGTCGGCTGCCTGCCCACCAGgtctcgccctctctctctcagtcggctgcctgcccaccaggtctcgccctctctctctctctcttctctgccaccCGCACCTGCCCAGTCCACGCCTTCCTTTCCTATTCCTAATGCCATCGGAGGTCAGCATTTGCTGACACATCTGTGCCTTgacccactcccaccccagaaAGTCCTGGCCCAGTCTTGTTAACTGCAGCTGTTTGAATCTTctgttattctttctcttttttccttcttgttcctTTGGTTTTTCAGACTGGGAAACCAGACCTGAAGTGAAAGGATTGGATGCAAAGGCCAGTGTTTCTGAAGACAAGCCATGCATGCTGGTTCGCCCCCAGGGAACCCGCGAAGAGTGGTGGCTGGGATCTCACTCTAGGAGGAGCCTGTGTGCAGGGGAAGTTGTGGGGAGGTGTTGGGGTCCTATGGGAGCACCCGGGAACTCCCCAGGGGAGTCAGTTACCAACCGTTGTAAATTGAAGGCGGTTACCCCAGCATCCCCGAGGCTGGAAGAACCCACAGAAAAGGGGCTCTCTCCTTTTGCCATGCGTGGGAAGACCCTTAGTGAGCTGCCCAGGCCGCAGGCAGACGAGAAGTCCTACAGCTGCAGCGAGTGTGGCAAGGCCTTCAGCCGCAGCTCCTCGCTGATAAAGCACCAAAGAATCCATAGCGGGGAGAAGCCATTCGTGTGCAGCGCCTGTGGGAAGCACTTCACCGAGCGCTCATCCCTCACCGTCCACCAGCGCGTGCACACGGGCGAGAAACCCTTCGCATGCGGGGACTGCGGCAAGGCCTTCAGCCAGCGCATGAACCTCGTGGTGCACGAGCGCACGCACACCGGGGAGAAGCCGTACGTGTGTGCTGTGTGCGGCAAGGCTTTCCGCAAGACCTCGTCCCTCACACAGCATGCACGCATCCACACGGGCGAGAAGCCTTACGCGTGCGGGGACTGCGGCAAGGCCTTCAGCCAGAACATGCACCTCGTGGTGCACCAGCGCACGCACACCGGGGAGAAGCCGTACGTGTGCCCCGAGTGTGGCCGGGCCTTCAGCCAGAACATGCACCTGACCGAGCACCGGCGCACGCACACGGGCGAGAAGCCGTTCACGTGCAAGGAGTGCGGCAAGGCTTTCAACAAGAGCTCCTCCCTCACACTGCACCAGCGGAACCACACCGGCGAGAAGCCCTACGTGTGCAACCAGTGCGGCAAGGCCTTCAGCCAGAGCTCCTACCTCATCCAGCACCAGCGCTTCCACATTGGGGTCAAGCCCTTCGAGTGCAGCGACTGCGGCAAGGCCTTCAGTAAGAACTCCTCCCTCACGCAGCACCAGCGCATCCACACGGGCGAGAAGCCCTACGAGTGCTATGTGTGCAAGAAGCACTTCACGGGCCGCTCATCGCTCGTCGTGCACCAGACAGCGCACACGGGCGAGCGGCCCTACACGTGCGGCGAGTGCGGCAAGGCCTTCAGCCAGAGCGCCTACCTCATCGAGCACCAGCGCATCCACACAGGTGAGAAGCCCTACAGGTGCACGCAGTGTGGCAAGTGCTTCCTCAAGAACTCCTCGCTCACCGTGCACCAGCGCAGCCACACTGGCGAGAAGCCGTACCGCTGCGGTGAGTGTGGCAAGACCTTCAGCCGCAACACGAACCTCACGCGGCACCTGCGCATTCACACCTAAGGGCACGTGGTCAGCGTGAGACATTCCCCGTGGGGTCAGAGAAGGCGTGGGAAAGGCGGGACTGATGGAAAACCTTTTGGTTACAAGCGTGACCCCTCTGTCCTGACAAAGTGTCAGGAGGCAGGACCCTCAGCGTCCTGGGTGGCTGGAGACACTCGCTGTGGCCAAGCTGAGATCATTGGGACCTGGAGCTCTCCTGGGCTCCTTTCCCTCCATGGTCAGTGGAGGGGAGGACAGCAGACTCCTGAAACTTCTTTAGCCTGACACTCCTCGAGTCCCCATGTGGTTGGATGCCATCACTGAGTTTCCCCACCACAAGGAGGGAGAAAAGCTTTCCATTCCTCCCGCCCTCCCGCTTCCACCCTGACATGGTGCACACGGCTGCAAGGCAGCAAGCCAGCAAGCTAGGTAGCGGTGCAAGTTTccaagttgcctgtgaagtgaACAGCACAAAAGGTTTTTCTTCCATGTTAGCAGATAATGGTAACTATTGTTTCCAATGCCAAAGTTTCTTAAGACAACccgcctttttaaaataaaacctttactTGCAAGAAATCTTGTCTTTTAAAACCATCTTTTAGGTGTTGAGGGTACGTGTACGGATTGTCTGGTTAAAACCGGTTTCCTTGTTTGTGGGAgagtttggaaggcagaatgaacTCCAGTAAAGTTGACGTTCAGGTTTATTTGTGTGTACCCACCCCAGCAAGACTGTCCACTCTTATGGACCCACGAAGGTAACCTTCTTAGTGTGTTACTACTGCTGTAACCACATGCCTTGAAACGTGTCATTATGAGCACCCAGCAGCACTTCCTCACAGTTCTGCGGGTTGGCCCGTGTGGTGGCCGGTGAGGCCTTGTTCTTCAGGGCAGGGTCTTCTACTTTTAAACGTTCATGGAGGGTGGGATTAAACTatagatgcattttaaaaagatcctTGCTTGCACGTGAATAAATCCTGTTGCAAAAttggccatttttaaaaaattctaaataatagGCTACTTTAGAAAATGCACAGAGAAGATACATATATTTCTGACCCCACACAGATTTCATTTAGTTAACAACTGCCACGTGTCTCATGACTTTCTGCTCACCCTCTCACTGTAATTACACACACAAGAGGTACTCAAGGGGAACATGCCAGCCTCTTTGGGCTTCAGTCTGTCTATCCAGTGGTTCTACAGTACCCATTTCAACAAGCACTTATGGAGCCTGGCGAGATgtttcagtggctaaaatcctcaccttgtaagtgccaggatccaatgtaggtgccgattcatgtcctggctgttccatttcctatccagctccttgcttatggcctaggaaagtagtacaggctgcttgggaccctgtacccacatgggaaacccagaggaagctcatggttcctggcttcagatccactcagctctggccattgtggccacttggagagtaaaccagcagatggaagatctttctctctgtcgctcctctccataaatgtgattgcatttccaataaaattaaataaatcttttttttttttaacgaaacAGGTATTCAGGAAACTATAGAGAAAGTGCAAATGTTTACAGGTATACATGCGTGCTGTTTATGTAAGTAACCACGCAAACCAAGAAGTAAAtggatttttaagtaaaaaatccaaataaaacaaaaatattagctAGCTGATTTTGGAAATTCTCTGTTTGGTTTAATGAATTTGGAGCCAGGCTCCTCTGTTCCAACTGCCAAACTGCTCCTTAAAAGTGACTCTGCAGCTTTCCCTCGTCAGCTTTCACTGAACACTTGCTGTCGCACAATGAGCTCTATTTCCAGGAAACAGCACCGATTTTCTCAAAGCTTCTCTTTTGGCAGGCAGGGCGGGGGCGGCTTGCAGGGAGTAGGAAGAATTCACTCCAGCTACTCTGTGTGTATAGACATAACTGCACGCAATCCACCTGCTTCCGGTAGCTGGCTCAGCACCGTGGACAGCTCACGTTGCAGTCCACCTGCTTCCGGCAGCTGGTTCAGCACCGTGGACAGGTCCAAACGGACACTAACTTGGTAACTGTGGGGACAGCTCTGCTGGGACTGGGTTGGCAGCGCGGATCTGCTGAGGTGCGCTAGACAGCTTGCATGACACCACGGCTAGCTCTACTGGGAGCTGGGTACTGCCAATAGCTCATGAAAACACCTGGGGTGCCTCTCAACACCCTCCTCCGGATAACCTGGGAATCACTGTCAATCCCAGGAGCGAGCTGGCCACTGCTTGTGCCAAAAGCCTAGGCACTTCCATGAACCCCCTCCCCACTGCTCCTCCCTAGATTCTGGGGATGGCAAGTTCTCCCTGGGCCAACACAACCATCCAGCACTTGCCCCAAAGGGGTTCTCTGAATGCTCTCTGCAGAACACTTGTTTCTATACAGTGCTGTCAAGCCCACAGCCCGGAAGTTTCCCCGCAGTCTTTTCCTGCCCTGCCTCACCTCCACCCTGCCTCACCTCCACATTCACCTAAAATCGCTTGAGTCAGTGTGTTCCCAACCtcggtttgtttgttttttttctgtttcacacACACGGTGTGTTCTCAATCTGACCACAGTTCTGCAATCCCACTACTTAGGTACCCATGTGCAGGTCACATGACTATTCTCCATGTCTACTGCAGCTGCCTCAtggctgctcttcccaggcagcCCAGAGGCACTTCCAGTACATGCACCACAAAGCACTGTCACGAGGGCTCTGAAAATGTGAACGAGAACCCGGCACAGCCCTCCCCAACCCGCTGCCACTGCCCCCCCACACctacaagaaggaagaaaggttCCTTGTCTTCTGGATCTCGATGTGCCTCTGGCCTTGCACCCCCATCGCTCTCCCACACCTGCTGTTCTGGCCGTCTAGCCCTCCATTCGGCTCCAGTCTGCTCCCTTTCCCTCCTGCGGATTCTCAGCATTCCCCTGGGCCTCCTCTTCAGATCTTAGCTCAGAGTAGAATCTCCTTAGGGCCAGTgcgatggctgtaacagctaatcctccaccttcaagcaccagcatcccatatgggcaccagttcgtatcccggcttctctgcttcccgtccagccccctgcttgtagcctgggaaaatggcagagtttggccccaagtccttggcaccctgtacccatgtggaaaggccagaggaggctcctggcccctgcttcGGATtgacttggctccagctgttgcagccattttgggagtgaaccagtggatggaaaatctttgtctttcctttccataaatcaccccttccaataaaaataaatgcacttttttttaaaatggaaccTCCTCACAAAGGCCTTCCCTGACCACTACAAAGTAATGTGGTCTTGTAGTAGCTATCACACTGATCTCTTTCATAGAACTCCATGcaaagcatattttattttgcatttattggATGACGTATCAGCATTTTTAATCACTAGGATATTAAGTCCATTAGACCACAGACTTTTACTTCTTGGCCGCATAGCAGATGTctagtgtttgttgaatgaatccCTGGGTCTGAGCTAATCTTACCTTTCCCAGTTTATCTTGGAGTCCAACAGGTGTCTGGACagcaccccagcacccacatctCTTAGAATCATGGCCCAAGATCTCCAAGACTTCCCTAGGTCAATGACTCCCTGAGCAGGGTCACAGGACTCATCAGCTAACCACATTCCCAGCTTGGTTTattctttaaaagattaatttttttatttgaaaggcagagttacacagagagcagaacacagagagagagagagatgaaggaagGGAGGTCCTTCatgactggtttactccccagatggcagcagtggccagagctgtgccagaccaaatccaggagctaggagcttctttctcccaggcctcccaggtgcaggtgcaggggcccaggcaggtgGGCCACTGTCCACTGCAGTCCCAGATGCCCAGCGTAAACCTCTCAAGGCTCCGTGAAATGAGGTCCCTCCCCCAGTCTTCTGCACTGAGCACCCTGCTGTCAGAGGAAGCCGAGAAGCCTGGATGAGGTGTTCCTCGACAAGCTCCCTCTTCTTGCTTCACCTCTGAACTATTCTGGGAATCTATCTGCCAAACATCCAAATAAAGCAAGTTTCTCAATTATGTGGCATTTGTAGAAACTGCTATGAAAAGTTCAACCTCATCCTTCCTCATCCCTGCTGGGCAAACTGGTTAACTCCTTTGTGCCTAGTTTTCTTCCCTGTAAAATAGGAATAATAGTCCCCACTTCTAGAGGTGTTGGAATTCAATGAGATTAGGAGCCAAAGAGGCCTATAAAGAATCCTTCTAATACGTGGTGGTTATATTGATGTTTTCCCCCTCCTACGTTATGTGGGTCCTTCCATTGTCCGTTATTGAAAAGCAtgttaactccttaactcacaccACCCAATGCTTTACAGCCCTAAGCGTAGCGAACAAGACAGCATAAGGGCATACGGGAGTTATTCCCATTTAACAGAATGAGGCTCAGAATGAGGCCTTAAGCACACTGGCAGTAAATGGCAAAGCTGCCCCGGCACCCCAAGCAGCCTGGTCTGCAGACCCCGCGCACCACGCCCCCTTTCCGGCTGAGTCACCGAGGGGTGCGGGCATAGTTGTGGGCTGCACCTGGGGCCGTCGGGTAGGGCAGGGCGTGAACGGGTCACCCCGCTACGGAGAGACCCACGCCCGTGTCCCCCGGGCGCTGCGCACTCACGGCGGTCTGCAGGTTCTCGCGGCTCCCTCCTCGACTTGTTTGGGTGCAAGCTCTCAGAGGAGCTGGGCAGAGGCGAAGGCCGCCCGCCTGCCCTCCCGGATTCGCCCCGCttgccacccccacctcccacccgcAGCCTCCGCGTCTGCGCAGCCGCGATCGGCTCCGTGCTGGCTCTGCAGTGCCCTGGACAGGGTCTGGTTGGGGAGGGTGAGTCCTTAGCGGGACCCCCGCGAGCGGGAATGGGCGGGaaagggggtgggagtgggggtccCGCGGGCGGCGATCCGGAGATGTGCGCAAGAGTGGGAGTGAGTGGAAGCGAGTGTGTGCGCAGCGGCCCCTCGGGGATGGAGAGTCCGGCAAACGAGGGTCTCCAAGCCCTGCGGGCAGGGGTCTGTCCTGGCTTCGTGCTGTCCTGCGAGCCCGGATCTGCCTCCCGGCCGGCGGATGACACGTTGAAGTTCAGCCTCAGCTCAGCGGAGTGGAGACCCGAGCCGGTACCGAGGGCGACTCAGTGCGTCCCTTCACGCCCGAGAGTCTGTGAGTGCGCCCGCATCTTCGGGCCCCGTGCGTGCACCTGCGCGTGTGCGGTGCGTGTCGGTCTGGGCACGTGTGT
Coding sequences within it:
- the LOC118757680 gene encoding endothelial zinc finger protein induced by tumor necrosis factor alpha isoform X2, producing the protein MRGKTLSELPRPQADEKSYSCSECGKAFSRSSSLIKHQRIHSGEKPFVCSACGKHFTERSSLTVHQRVHTGEKPFACGDCGKAFSQRMNLVVHERTHTGEKPYVCAVCGKAFRKTSSLTQHARIHTGEKPYACGDCGKAFSQNMHLVVHQRTHTGEKPYVCPECGRAFSQNMHLTEHRRTHTGEKPFTCKECGKAFNKSSSLTLHQRNHTGEKPYVCNQCGKAFSQSSYLIQHQRFHIGVKPFECSDCGKAFSKNSSLTQHQRIHTGEKPYECYVCKKHFTGRSSLVVHQTAHTGERPYTCGECGKAFSQSAYLIEHQRIHTGEKPYRCTQCGKCFLKNSSLTVHQRSHTGEKPYRCGECGKTFSRNTNLTRHLRIHT